One stretch of Schizosaccharomyces pombe strain 972h- genome assembly, chromosome: III DNA includes these proteins:
- the iah1 gene encoding isoamyl acetate hydrolytic enzyme Iah1, producing the protein MSDSQDKNYISFEKTEIGQIVSEAPAEKYVSFQKKYFNRLTIIGDSITQKGFTPGGYCAELMNFYQRRLRVDVWGFSGYTSRHVLRYLPEIPLEIDSTKLLIVFLGTNDCQLTETGYMCPVDEFKNNLLALTRPFPHSKIIIVSPGICTKDICFKREQEPYVIAASETVNTLNKSKANSAGLINLYEITKSYPTPELLFTDGLHFSSLGYSLLFNEIVATISKAWPELLPNNLPLQFPHWSEILFT; encoded by the coding sequence ATGTCAGACTCTCAAGATAAGAATTATATTTCTTTCGAGAAGACCGAGATTGGGCAGATCGTTTCAGAGGCTCCGGCAGAGAAATAcgtttcttttcaaaagaaatatttcaaCCGATTAACTATCATTGGAGATTCTATAACACAGAAGGGATTCACGCCTGGAGGATATTGTGCCGAATTAATGAACTTTTACCAAAGGCGTTTACGAGTCGATGTTTGGGGTTTCTCAGGATATACTTCAAGACATGTTTTAAGATATTTACCGGAAATTCCACTGGAAATTGACAGTACAAAATTGTTAATCGTCTTCTTAGGAACAAACGACTGTCAGTTAACTGAAACCGGATACATGTGCCCCGTagatgaatttaaaaacaatttgtTAGCACTTACCAGACCATTTCCTCATTCTAAGATTATCATAGTATCTCCCGGTATATGTACAAAGGacatttgttttaaacGTGAACAAGAGCCATATGTAATTGCTGCTTCTGAAACAGTGAACACCCTTAATAAATCTAAAGCTAATTCAGCAGGTCTTATCAATCTTTATGAAATTACGAAATCCTATCCCACGCCCGAGTTGCTATTCACGGATGGTCTTCACTTTTCGTCTTTGGGGTATAGTTTGTTATTCAACGAAATTGTTGCAACGATTTCAAAAGCTTGGCCCGAATTGCTACCGAACAATCTTCCTCTTCAATTTCCTCATTGGTCTGAAATTCTCTttacttaa
- a CDS encoding rrm type RNA-binding protein, whose translation MAKRGNKKKQEAPLSLGKHTVGGRVGKPTNAKTGSALTSDKSLFDKRIVKQLKNNELFNRLTLPSQELRDGIVRENQTKPSNSNSQSNGAISIRGIAGPTNVVIENLAPGTSSDDVAATLLNFGEILNCQVNDSQGKVRASVRFSTLASAQQVVQKLDGVTADGFKLSCYIKKNSKKRRTQKK comes from the exons ATGGCAAAACGAGGcaacaaaaagaagcaagaAG CACCGCTGTCGCTAGGCAAACATACAGTTGGCGGACGTGTTGGGAAACCAACAAATGCTAAAACC GGATCAGCTTTAACTTCAGATAAAAGTTTGTTTGATAAACGTATTGTTAAGCAACTGAAGAATAATGAGCTTTTTAACCGTTTGACTCTCCCCTCGCAAGAACTAAGGGATGGTATAGTACGagaaaatcaaacaaagcCATCCAATTCTAATTCCCAAAGCAATGGTGCTATTTCGATCCGTGGTATCGCCGGACCCACTAACGTAGTTATTGAAAATCTTGCTCCCGGAACTTCTTCTGACGATGTCGCTGCTACGTTGCTTAATTTTGgggaaattttgaattgcCAAGTTAACGATTCTCAAGGAAAGGTGCGTGCTAGTGTTCGATTCAGTACCCTCGCAAGTGCTCAGCAAGTTGTCCAAAAGCTCGATGGCGTAACTGCTGATGGCTTTAAACTCTCTtgttatattaaaaaaaacagtaaaaagagaagaactcaaaagaaatga